In Deefgea piscis, the genomic window CCGGTGATGAGGCTTGATATCGCTGGTGCTGTGACTGAGTAACTGATAAAGGTGAATAGAGATGAGCTTGCAAGGATCTTGCGCGTGTAAAGCCGTGCGTTATGCAGTCGATGAATTGGCGACGCCAATTTCGCACTGTCATTGTCAGACCTGCCGTAAAACACATGCGGCGGCATTTAATTCAGCCGCTGGTGTGCGCCAGGAGCAATTTCGTTGGCTCGCGGGTGAAGATATGCTGAGTGAGTATGCTTCGTCAGCGGATAAAGTGCGTTATTTTTGTTCGCAATGCGGCAGCCATCTATTGGCTAAAAAAGTCGGCAAGCCTATGTGGGTGCTACGGGTGGCCACTTTAGATGACGATCCAAGTCTGCGTGCTAGCCAGCATATTTGGACTTCGCACGATGTGCCGTGGCTCAATTTTGTCGACTTGCCCGAATACGCGCAGTGGGCTGAACCTCGTTAAAGTGACAGGCAATAAAAAACCGGCATTGCCGGTTTTTTTATGGTCTTGAATTTCGCAATAAGCTGGGCGCGATCAATTGCCGCCGTTTATTTATCAGTATGCTGAATATGATGCACGGTGCGTTGCGGATAAGGAATTGAGATCTTGGCTGCATCAAAGGCTTTTTTGACTTTTTCGGTCGTGTCAAAAAACACCGGCCAGTAGTCTTCGCTATTGGTCCAGACGCGAACGGTGAAATTCACCGAGCTGTCGCCTAGCGATGACACCACCACCAGCGGGGCAGGATCTACATGAATGCGTGTGTCTTGCTTGAGTACCGATAAAATCACTTCGCGGGTGTGGTCAATATCATCGTCATAACCAACACCAAAGACAAAATCGACGCGGCGGGTGGACATGGCCGAGTAATTGGTGAGATTGCCATTGGCTAAGGGGCCGTTGGGGATGACGATGAGTTTATTGTCGGGTGTGCGTAAACGCGTGGTAAAAATTTGAATGCCTTCGACTGTACCAGCTTGACCCTGCGCCTCAATATAGTCACCGGCTTTAAAGGGTTTAAACATTAAAATCAGTACACCACCGGCAAAATTACTCAAGCTGCCTTGCAGCGCCAAACCAATGGCTAAACCTGCCGCACCCAAAATCGCAATAAATGACGTGGTTTCAATGCCGATCATTGACGCCGCACTAATCAGTAACAGTGCTTTTAATGCTACATCGGCCAGACTACCCAAAAAATGCTTGAGTGTGGCTTCGACATTGCTACGTGTTAGCATTTTTTCTAATAGCTGACTGGCAACGCCGATGAGTTTCCAGCCAATAAACAGCGCAATCAGTGCCGATAATAATTTAGGCGCATAGCTAATTGCTTGGGCTTGTAATAGGTCTATCCAATTCATTCGGTGTGCTTTATTTAAGCTAATAATACGGTTGAGTTTCGCAGAATTAAATCAATAATCGAAGAGGATAAATTACCCTTTATAAGGGCAATAGTGCACACGAATCACATTGCCCACATTGTAAATTAATGGCGTGTATTTACGCCGCCAGAATTAAAGCGCACAACAAATTGTTGTGCGCTTTAATTTGAACGCAGTGCGGGTACAACGGCGGTGTGGCACGGCGTCTAAGCCCTAAGCTTTAACTGCGGCTAGTTTATTATTTCACTTCATCCCAAGCCGATGACCAGTGTGAGCCAACGCCAGGCTCGTATTGCGTGGCGCTACTTGACCATTGCGAGCAGTAGCCACTGTATGGAAACGGCTTGCAGCGATAGGTTTTGCCGTCTTTCTCTTGTTTGACCAAAGTACCTGCTTGATACGATTTAATTGATGCAGGGAAGACAAAATCATATTGCCCACCCGCAGTGGCGTCGTTAAACATCATATCGAGGGTTTGCTGTACATAAGCGCCGCCATTTTTAGGCGAGCCTTTCACCACCAGCTGATGATGGCCGGCTTTTACATTGCTTAGCGCCATGGTAAAGGTTTTATTGCTGTTGTTTAGGCTGGCTTCGCTTTGGCCTTGTGCAATGCCGTCATGGTTATAAACCGTATTGCTGACGTTTAGGTCGCCTTGCGCTGCGACATTAAAAGTCAGTGTCACTTTGCCGTCTTTGATGCTGTATTCACGAGCGAGATTACTGACTTGAACGCTATTGACCAGCGGTGGTTGCTTTTGTTCGATTTGAATCTCAACCCGACTTAAGCCGCTACTGGTTTTAAGATAAATTGGATTTAAACCATAAACAGGGCCAAATTGCCCGTTGCTGGCTTTTTGCCCAGCACGAATGTGCTGTTGCTCTTGGTTGATTTTGCTCGCCAGAGCGTGTGCCCAATTATTGCGTAGCCCTTGTGCGGCATTGGCAATTGTGAGTGTGGTTTGTAGCTGAGGACGTTCGCCGTTTTGGTCAAAA contains:
- the gbpA gene encoding N-acetylglucosamine-binding protein GbpA: MKRHFIQHLLISTSLLAASTGAFAHGYMTEPTSRAYLCKIGGNSQCGAVQWEPQSIEAPSGFPALGPADGKIASAGHIQFSELDAQTSDRWTKRDIKAGPQNMSWFFTANHTTRNWRYYITKQDWNPNQALTRAAFDLKPFCEVDGGMQKPNPQTSHLCTVPQRTGYQVILGVWEVGDTSNSFYNVIDVMFDDNGGQPAPDWRQGGSIHPSVDLKSGDRVMTRVFDQNGERPQLQTTLTIANAAQGLRNNWAHALASKINQEQQHIRAGQKASNGQFGPVYGLNPIYLKTSSGLSRVEIQIEQKQPPLVNSVQVSNLAREYSIKDGKVTLTFNVAAQGDLNVSNTVYNHDGIAQGQSEASLNNSNKTFTMALSNVKAGHHQLVVKGSPKNGGAYVQQTLDMMFNDATAGGQYDFVFPASIKSYQAGTLVKQEKDGKTYRCKPFPYSGYCSQWSSSATQYEPGVGSHWSSAWDEVK
- a CDS encoding GFA family protein, encoding MSLQGSCACKAVRYAVDELATPISHCHCQTCRKTHAAAFNSAAGVRQEQFRWLAGEDMLSEYASSADKVRYFCSQCGSHLLAKKVGKPMWVLRVATLDDDPSLRASQHIWTSHDVPWLNFVDLPEYAQWAEPR
- a CDS encoding mechanosensitive ion channel family protein, which codes for MNWIDLLQAQAISYAPKLLSALIALFIGWKLIGVASQLLEKMLTRSNVEATLKHFLGSLADVALKALLLISAASMIGIETTSFIAILGAAGLAIGLALQGSLSNFAGGVLILMFKPFKAGDYIEAQGQAGTVEGIQIFTTRLRTPDNKLIVIPNGPLANGNLTNYSAMSTRRVDFVFGVGYDDDIDHTREVILSVLKQDTRIHVDPAPLVVVSSLGDSSVNFTVRVWTNSEDYWPVFFDTTEKVKKAFDAAKISIPYPQRTVHHIQHTDK